From Pseudomonas arsenicoxydans:
GCAGATGACCTTGTTCGTTCAGATTAAAAAACAGTCCGGTATCGGTGAGGGCGACATAACCCGAATCAAGGGCAATCACCTCCTTCAACCCCGTTGGCGCGATGTGCATGTTGACCCATTGCCCGCGATCACCTGCCACTGACCATTGCTGGCGCACCAGAGTGCGGTGGGTCTTATCAAAGATGACCATCACGTCGGCATCGGCGCCGGCAGGGGCAATCAGCACCAGGTCATCCAGCGTCTTGATCGAATCCGGCCACCCTCGTGCGCGGTGCCCACGGGCAGGTGCGCGAATGATCCTGCGATCCCTGTCGCGAACCCACACCAGATCCCGTACATCGGCCTCAATCAGCCAGCAAACAGAGACCAAAGCCGCAAATTGCCAATCAACCGTATGGCTGGCCTTGGGCGGCACAAAGTCGCCCAGGATTGGCGTCCAGTCAGCCAGCGTATCCCCCGCCAACAATCTCGCTAACGCAGGGTCGAGGTTGCGGGTGATGGAGCACAGCAACGCCCTCTGCTCGTGAATCAGAAAGACAAGTTCATCATGAGTGCCGTCCTGGCGCGACACCTTCTGGACGATCTGAATGGCACCGCTGGCCAGGAGAGTAACGCCGGTGATCTGTGTATCGGCATTGGTCACCCACAAGCGATAGCGCTGGATGAGCGTGCCGGTGGTCGCGTCGACCTGCCAGATTTCATAACCCTGGGGATGATAGAAGTAGGCGCAGCCCTGCACGACGGTGCCCAGCATTACCTCGTCGGCCAGCAACACGTCGTTGTTACGGATATACAGAAAACGATCCTGAACCGCGTCGTAAAAAGCCACGACAGTCCTGGGCTCGTCCGGCTTTTCAAAGGGAACGACAAACCCGTGGACCGGGGTGTAAGGCATCGCCAGCCTGTGCGCTTGAGCCAGCATCTTGAAGTGATCGAGTAATGCCTGCTCATCAAGCGTGACGTCGGCTTCTTCCTCGATCAACACCAATTGCAGGGTGTTCTGGTCCAGTCGCATCACCTTGTTGCCCGCCAGGTTGAACAGCACTTCGCGCCGGGCGGTCCCCGTCAGCTTGACGTCGACCATGCCGACCGAGAATCGGTCGGCATGTGTTATCTGGAGAGCCTCTTCGTCGAGCCAGCGGGCCTCAATCACCCAGCGCATGACGCCATTACCCGGCGCATCGAGCTCCAGGCTGACCCCGGGGTTGAGCAGGACGGAGCACTGGGCGCCGGCACCTTCGATACGGTAGGTAATCAGGTCGTGCCACACCTTGGGCAGCACTGGCACCACCAACGTGCGGTCGAGGCGGTCGAGGCGGACGTTGAACACGGTGGGTTTGTAGACCGGGTTCAGCCGACTGATCACGTATTCGCCGGGAAACGAATAAAACGAAAACAGAAACTGCAATCGACCATCGCTGTCTTTCTGCTCCAGGCGACGCGCCGTATCAAACCCGGCGTCATGGCGGGTCGTGACAAAAGGCAACAACGTGTAATCGTAGCCATACCAGGTTTTGGGCGTGCAGGGCAGCACGATCGTCTGGCCGGCCAGTGGCTTGAACGCAGCCGTGCCGGGCAGTCCAAGCCCCTGACGGATATTGATGGCGCGCTCATAATCGACATCGAAATCCGGGACACCCAGGTGGTCACGTAACGGGAATAATCTCGGGCTGTCGAAGCGCACGGTCGATGCGCGCAGGTCCAGTTCGGCGAATCCCGGCAGTGGATGAGCGATCCAGGTATTGGAGGCTCCGTCCAGGTGATAGCCGCCCTGTCGGTAAGCTTTTTCGAGGCGGTCAAAAAACAGCCCGACCTGTTTGGCTTCTTCTGCGATGGCGGCGAACCCTTCGGCCAGCGCGGCAACGCCCACGGCCAGACCGCCCAGAATGACACTCACGCCGCCCAACACCGCCGCAGCCGTACCGGCCCCAACCAGACCGGCGCCAATGCCCGCGGCAGCCAGTGCCGCGCTGGCGGAATCGAAGGCCAACTGAGTGCCAAACTGCGCCTTTTGAATGTCATTGGCCGCGTGGTTCAACTGATAGATATCGAACCCGACATTCACCAACCCCAGCACGGTTCCCACCCCTTCATTGCCGATATGCCCCAGCGCCCCGCGCACTAACGGAGCACTGGTTCGAGCAATAATCTTCTCGTCGTTCAGCGCCTGCCGGACCAGTTGGATAACACCCAACACATCCACCACATTGCCATGCACCAACTGGGCATGGTTCACATAGGCATGCAGGCGAATGGCCGTGGTCAGGGCATTGTTCTCTTCGCTGGCGGCGCCTTCGTGATGACGCAACGCGTTCATCAAGGCTTGAACGGTAAAACCGGCGTTGAGAGTGTGGACGCTGCCGGCCTCCGTGGGATCAACCTCGTTGACGGGCTGGCGGCCGCCCAGGGTTTCGAACACCCGGGACAGGTATTGCTTGATCCCGATGAATCGATGATCGCCGGTGCTGACAACCGTAATGGCTTGTTCGGCTTTGGGATTGACCAGACTCAATGTGTACTCGCCGGTCGGCGTGACGTGCAGCGTTTCAAACAACGGTACGGTATCCGCTGACAGTTGATGCTGCGTCTGTAACTGGCGGGTCGCCTGCGCAATCTGCGCTCCCCACCCCTGCGCATCAAGCTCCAGCAATGAACGCCCCAGCGCGGCATTGTTCACCAGGGATTGGCCACGACCGCTGGCCAACCGTTGCCGCAGCGGGGGTGTCATCAGCTCCGGCAGCGGCCCGGGTTCAAACAGACTGGAAAGCGGGAGGCCGGAATGGAACTGCTTCCGGTTCAGTGCCTGGCCATCGAGTGCGATCAGATCAAACTGCGGGTGGCCCCCGACGAAGGACGCCGAGTAGTTCCTGGCCATTTCGTGCTGGATGAAAAAAGCGGTCAGCGCCTTGCTGAACGAATCCGCTCCATCGAATTCGAAGACGCCAAAATTCGGATCGAAAAAATGCCAGGTGCTCTGCTCACCATTGATTGTTCTGGCGACCAACATCGCATGACTGTCAGTGTTGAGCATCAAGGTGCAGGTCGTGGGTTGCGCCTCCAGTCGTGCCACGACACCGGCCAGATCAGCGCGAGGCAACGCCATGCCGATCTCGCTGAGTTGAATGCCGCGAAGCTCCTCGAGCATGCTCAAGAAGGATTTGGAATCGCTGTCATTGGGGGCGATGACGCCCAGATAAAACCGCTCGCGCAACGTATTGCCCGCCTGACCGCCCTTGGTGATCGCACCGGCCATGCTCAAGGCCAAGGGCAGGCAACGTCCGGCCACGCGGTCGCCGGTTCCTTCAAGCAACAAATCCTGCGGCACCAGTTTGAAATAGCCTTCGTCGAAACTGCCCAGCACCTCCTCTGCGCGTTCGACAATCCGGGTCCGGTATTCAAGCTTCGCCACTTGCTGAATCCGGGAGACTGACTGGCCCCATTGATACAGCGTCAGGTCCTGCGCAAGCGCTTGCTGCCGGAGCTGCGTAGCCGTTTCAACGAAGCTCGGCGAGTGCTCGGTAACGCTGCTCAACCCGGCCTCGAAAGCGGGGCTGTGCACATTGAACATTGCATGTTCTATCGCCGAATAAGCGAGGGACGGCCCCAGCTCCGCCACCGTATTGGCGAGGTTTTCCAGCTTGGCGCTGACGGCGTCGAAGCTTCGGTTATCCAGCATCCTGGCCCCCGACAATGCCCCCAGCATCAGGCGTTGCAACGGATTCACCTGACCGATAGGCAACGACTCCCTGGCGATCCGGTTGAGCAATTCCCCCACCGCCAGATCTCGCGTGTCGGGGTCGGGGAGCGAAGCCGGCGGCCGCACACTGGCCTGCTGCGCGATGATCAGTTGCCGGTCATCGAAGCTCAGGGACACCCATCGATCGAATGTCACGCTGCCGGTATGGCGTTGACGCATGGCCTCCAGGAACGGCTTGCCGAGATGATCGGCCAGGCGCTGCAACACATCGGTGATCAGCACGTGGCGACCTTCGATAACCGGCCAGCCTTCCTCGAAATCAATGCTTTGATAGTCGAGCAACTGCACCAGATCCCCGGCGTAGCGCGCCTTGAACGCCCCGGCCTTCCAGCGTTTTTTTTCCTCGGCGAGCCATTTGTGAGCATTGCCCTCGGCCTCTTTCCAGGAGTGGTCCTGCTCCTCTTCGGTAAAGCGGTTGACGCTATCGGCGAGTAACGCCTCGGCGTTCCATTGTTCAACCAGTCCGGCGGTGTAAGGCATCTGCAAGGCATCCGCCATTGCGAGGCGTACCGCTGCGGGCCCGGTGAGATAGATAGTGCTGTCACCGTCCGGCAGCAAGCCATCACCAAAATAGCCGACGACACCCTTCATCAAGAACTCGATAGCCACTTCTTCAAGTTCGGGCAACCTGTCCAATGGGCCGAACGTTTGCAGCGCAACGTCCCGCGCGATCTTGCCCATCGCCCGATCATCGGACAAAGGGACCCCGTCCTGGACGGCCCGCTGCGTCACTGCATCGAGAAAGTCATAGTTGATCCTGAAGCGTTCGAGCACGGCACCCAGCATTTGCGACTCCGCATGCGCCATCATCCATGCATTACTGAGGCTGTTGGAGTCGATGACAGCGCGCAGACCTTCGAGTCGTACACGCTGGTCTTGCGGGGCAAGAAAAACGTCGGTCAACGCAGGTGTGTTCCTGGCAAAGCGCTCCAGGGTTTCGCGATGTTGAAGAGGAATACTCTCCAGAAAACTTGCGTACTTGTTTGCCTGACGGCCCGGCATCCACTGCGGGTTGTGGTTGAGCAGCAACTGCAAAACGCCTAGCCGCGCATTGGGATCGAAGCGACTGATATCCACCGCGCCAACGGAATTGGCCAATGGCGGCAGATTATCGACATCGGAATAAATACCGCCTTCGGCAAACAACACTTCGGCCCGCAGCACATCAGAGGCCGCTGCCAGGTTTCCCCGCAGTCCGATTTCACGCTGATAGATATCGTTCAATTGAAACGAAGACTGTTCTGTTTTTACATCCCGTAGTTGCAAACCATCAATAGTGATGCTTTGCAGGTTTTTATCGCGCAACGCCTTGAGCGCAACTTCATCCTGAGCATAAGCGTGCACGAGAAGATCAATTCTCGCGTCGTCGGCACCTCCGCCTTTTTTTACCACCTCGTTGATATGCTCGAACATCTGCGTTTTGAGTACGATCGCCCGCTCTTCATAGAGTCGACCCAGCTCTTCGGGGTTGTCGAGCCCGTCTCCTCCCTGGCTCATGGCGTGCGCTTTGGCCGCCTGGATAATGATCCGGTTGGTTTCGTGGGCGAGCATCGCGTCACTGTCATACCAGAGTTTCAAAGTAAAACCCCGGTGCCCCAGCACCTGCTTCCAGACATTGATGTAGTCGCGCTGAATAGCCCCCAGACCGCCCCCCAGCCAGACAAAATGCAGGATCTTCGGCACTTCGACGGGCATCGATTGAAGGAGCGTGACGTGGCTGTTCAAACGGTCCTGAAAGGCTTCGACCCTGTCGTGGATCTCCATCAGGTCCGGCGCCTGCGTACCCTTGGGGAGAGGCGGCTGCTCCAGCTCAGAGGCGCGTCGACGGCGCCCTTGCGGTGTCTGCAAGGACGCCAGGGCTTCCTTGAGCAACGCCACGGGTTCACGTTGTCGCTCCGGGGCCAAGTCACGGGTACACGCAAGGTAATACCGTACGATCGCCTCGTATTCGGCCGTTCCTTTGAAATCTTCGAGCGCCGTTTCAAGTTCAGCGAGTTCAAACAAAGCGGCAAATCCCTTAAAGCCGTCCGCCATCCGGTTATCGTTATTCATAACGCATCACATCCTGTCATCGTTGAGAACACTGGATAAAAAACAGTGGGCGGCGCAGCGCAATGCCTCGATATGTAATCGGAGCGCGACCCATCGTTAATGATTGGAAAAATTAGAAAAAGAGCTGATTAAACAATGCTTGATCGAGCAAGCCCGCAACTGCACTTACCACTGAAACTCGCCCAGCCGCACAATCACTGCCAACTTGTAAAAACACTAAACGACGACCACGACAACTTCAACCAACTCGCAAACCGAGTAATTAATTACACTTAATCCGACATATAAGTGTAACTTTTAATCTTGGCCTGACATGTTTATTAACGACGTGCGCGCGACCGCAAACAACACGGGCTGCGTCGGTTGTTTCACAACATGACGGTCGGAGTAAGGAAGCGTCCTGGGTGGACGTGGGCATTTTCCAGCCGCGTTATGGCAATGTTCGACGGGTATCCCGGCATGCTTCCGGTGAGGCGCGGTGAAAATTCCTACGCACTCAAAGGCGGAACAGCGGCCAGCCGAGCTGGCCGCGACGGCTTAACCGGCCGGCTTGTCGCCGTACCAGCGTGGCGTATACACCCACTGACCGCCCTCGGCACGAGGGAAGGTGCAGGTTGTGGAAGAACCGATCAGCACCATGGTGCGCATGTCCACCTGATCCGGGGTCAACTGCCCCAAAGTGATAACACGCAGGGTCTGCCCCGGACGACCGATGTCCCGCCCCAATACCACTGGCGTTTCAGCGGTGCGGTGCTGCGCGACAATCTCCAGCGCACGGCCCAGTTGCCATGGGCGGGAACGGGATATCGGGTTATAGAACGCCAGCGCCAGATCAGCCTGAGACGCCAGGTCCAGGCGTTTTTCGATGATCGCCCATGGCTTGAGGTTGTCCGACAGCGACATGACGCAGAAGTCATGCCCCAACGGCGCACCGGCCTGGGCCGCCGTCGCCAGCGACGCAGAGACGCCCGGAAGGATTTCCAGATCAACGCTATGCCAGCTCGGCTCACTCGATTCGTGCAACGCTTCAAGCACGGCGGCGGCCATGGCAAACACGCCAGGATCACCCGACGATACGACCACCACCGAGCGCCCTTGCGCGGCCAGTTCGAAAGCATGGCGAGCGCGCTGCATTTCCTCGCGATTGTCGGTGCAATGCAGCACCTGATCATCACGAAACGGGCCGGCCATGCGCACGTAGGTTTCGTAACCGAGCACATCGTTGGCACGCGCCAGTTCAGCCTTGACCGCCGGCACCATCAGTTCGGCGGCCCCCGGGCCCAGACCGATCACCGCGAGACGTCCGCGTGCACGACCGATCTGCGCCAGGTCCAGCGGCTGGCTGGCCAGCGCAATCGCCAGGCCGTTGCCCTGGGAAACGATGGCTGCGTCAGGCAGCGCATGGCGGGCCAGTTCGCTGACGTCGCCACCAACCGAGGCAAAACGCAGCGGCACACCCAACTCAAGCGCCGCTTCACGCAACGCCGGGTTGGCCATCTGCTGCTCGCTTGCCAGCAGGCACGCCAACGATTGCACGGCGATGTTCGCCTGCCGCAGCGCCGTGCGAATGGCACTTGGCACCTGCGCTATGTCGCCACTCACAGCCACCAGCACGCTGCGCGGGTAGATCATCAATTCATTGGCCGCTGGGGCGCGCTCGGCACTGCCGATGTGGATCGACAACGGTGCCTCGGGATCTTCAGGCAACTGCGCTTGAGCCAGCCACGGTGCAGCACCTTCGATGCGCACGTGTTGACCCGCCAGCAGGTCCGAGACAAAGCGCTTGCCCAGTTCCAGATCACCCAACGTATAACCGCTCGGTGGATTGAGCAGGCATGTGCCAAAGCGCAATTCGCCACTGGTGGTGATGGCCGCAGAGACGTCGAGCCCGGCGGCTATTTCCCGCGCCATGACGTTCACGCCACCCAGCCCGCCCAGCAGCGGCACGACGGCACTGCCGTCTTCGGCCACGGCCAGAACCGCTGGCTCGGCGCCTTTTTCCAGCAGCAACGGTGCCAGGGTGCGAATGACGATGCCGGCCGCGCACAAGGCAATGATCGGGATGTCCTGTTGATAGAACTCACGCAAGGTCGCGCCAAACTCGAGATAGACACGGTCAGCGCCTTCAACCCGCCCGGCCAGGCCATGGATCAATGCGCCGGGATAAACCTGCGCAATCTTGCGCGCAGTGGCAAGGCTGCCATTGCCCAGAATGACAATCGCCGGAACTGGACGGGACATCAGCCTTGCCACCTTTCGCCAGGAACGATGATCAACGAGAAGTAAGGCGAGGACATCGGCTCGACCTGATCCAGCGGCACGATTTTCTGGTTGGCCATGGTCGCGCGCTCGACGTACAGCGCACGCTGCGCCAGGCCGAGCTCTTCGAGCACCTGGCGGACCTTGGGAAAGTTGCGCCCCAGCTTCATGATCACCGCCGCATCGGCATCGGCCAGACGACACTTGAGATCGTCATGCGGCAGCACGCCGGACAACACCGACAGGCTCTGATTGCGATACACCAGCGGCGCGCCCAGAACGGAAGCGCCACCGAGCATCGAGCAGACACCCGGCACCACTTCGGCTTCATAACGTTCGGCCAGACGATCATGCAGGTACATGTAGGAGCCATAGAAGAACGGATCGCCTTCGCAGATCACCGCCACGTCTCGGCCAGCGTCCAGGTGCGCGGCGAGTTCTTCGCCGGCCGCATCGTAAAAATCGCTGATCACTTGCTCGTACGACAGCGGCGCCGGCAACGCCTCGGTGGTCACCGGGTAGACCAGTGGCAGCAGCGTTTGCGCGTCCTGCAAATGCGCTTCGATGATGCCGAACGCATTGCCCTTTTTGCCCTTGGCGACGAAATACGCCACTACAGGCGACTCGCGCAACAGGCGCAGGGCTTTGACGGTAATCAGTTCCGGGTCACCGGGGCCGACGCCCAGGCCGATCAAGCGTCCAGGTTGCTGCATCATTCGATCTCCGTGGCGAGGGCATTGACGGCGGCGGCGGCCATGGCACTGCCACCCAGCCGGCCTTGCATGATGACAAACGGCACGCCGCGACTGTCCGCCGCCAGCGCTGCTTTCGATTCGGCGGCGCCGACGAAGCCCACCGGGAAGCCCAGAATCAGCGCCGGTTTCGGTGCGCCGGCATCGAGCATTTCCAACAGATAAAACAGCGCGGTCGGTGCGTTGCCGATCACCACCACACTGCCTTCCAGGTGCGGACGCCACAGTTCCAGTGCGGCGGCGGAGCGGGTGTTGCCCAGCTCAAGGGCCAGCTGCGGGACACTGTCGTCGCGCAGGGTGCAGATGACTTGATTGTTCGCGGGTAACCGCGTGCGGGTCACGCCTTCGGAGACCATCCGCGCATCACACAAAATCGGTGCGCCAGCGGCCAGCGCATCACGCCCGGCCTTGCCCGCGCCGTCGGAAAATTGCAGACCATCGATGGCATCGACCATGCCGCACGCGTGGATCACCCGCACCGCGAGTTTTTCCAGATCGGCTGGAATACGCGCAAGGTTGGCCTCGGCGCGAATGATCGCGAAGGAGTTGCGATAGATCTCCTGACCGTCGCGGATGTAATCAAGCATCAAGGGGGCTCCGTGAGCGGGCGTCGAGCAATGCCGCGACCGCTTCAATAGTAAGGTTGCGTGCGTGCAGCGCGCCGAATCCCGGCTGCGCTGCATCGCGAAAATAGAGGTCGTAGTGACCGGGAGAAACCGCCAGCAACGTGACCGGCGCAATGTGCGCCGCCGCGCAGGAACGCTGGCAACCGGACACATGCACATCCAGGGTCTTGTCGTGGCCTTGCAGCAACGCCGCCAACTGCCGGGCATCGCCCTTGGTGTCGGCCAGGCCTTTGCCGCAGCCGGTCGAGCCAGTACAGGCAATCAGGTGCGCCAGGGCATCGTCGGCCGAGCAGCGCAGGCCGAGCTGTTCAAGGCGGTGGATAACCTGAGACACCTCGTCGACAGGGACACCCGGCAACAGCAGACTTTGCCAAGGCGTGAAGCGCAGACTGCCATCGCCGCGCTCTCGCGCCAGTTGCGCTACACCCCTGAGCATCGCGGGATTGAGCCGGCCCAACGGCGGCACCGCGCCGATATAGACACGCCCGGCATCACGCTGCGGGTGCGCGCCGATGTGCAAGACGCCGGAATTGACTGCGCGCTGCCATCCCTCGATGGGCTTCAATGGCACGCGCTCCGCCAGACGAGCCAGAAATATTTCGAGCGAGCATTCGCTGAGCAAATGCCTCATACGGGTCTGCTCGGGGCGCGCGCACTCCAGAAACAACTCCAGCACCGCGACCACCAACGCGTGGCCCTGCTCCAGCGATACCGCGCCCGCTGGCAGATCCGCCGGGCATCCCGCCAGCCCGAAGGCGAAGACGCGCTCGCCGTCGCGCTCGGTGGCGGACAACCACAGGTCATGAGGATGCTCGAGCATCGCCAGACCTTCGCCGCCGTCGAGTTGCACGGCGAATTTGGCGCTTAGGTCGTGGAAGCGTGCATGGTTTTGCAGCGTGGCAAGGATCTGCCCGGCCAGCGGACGCGTGTCGAACAGCATCTGCTGATCGATGCCGGCGCTCGGGCTGAGCATCAGGTTGCGCACATCGTCGCCGGCGGCGCTGTTTGGCCCCAGTCCGGCGGCCATCAGGCTGTCGATCAAGGCACTGTGTTCGCTGCCGATCCCGCGAATCTGCAGGTTGGCGCGGTTGGTCGCCTCGATCACGCCGCCGGCAAAGCGCTCGGCGGCATCTGCCACCGCGTCGGCCTGCGCCGCACTGATCGAGCCGCCATTCAATTTGATCCGGCAAATGCCGCCATCCAATGCCTGGACGATACGCAGCAACCCCGGGCAGGCCGAGGGGCGTAAGGCAGTGGACATCGGACGTTCGTTCAAGGGCGCGACCGGCTGTGTGGGAAAGGCGCTTCGCGGACGAAGGCGCGGTATTATGCCTGCTTTGTTCGACGGCATGAAAAGCCTGCCCGTCGGAACAGTCCGTTTGAGGACTTTTTTTGAGGACGGCAGATGTCACCGTGGCTGACAGTAGTGGGAATCGGTGAAGACGGCTTCAAGGGCCTGGGCAGAAACGCCCGGCATGCCCTGCTGCGCGCTTCGCGAATCATTGGCGGGCAGCGGCAGCTGGATTTGCTGCCGGTGTGCATTCGCGGTGCGCGGCAGCTGTGGCCCAGCCCATTCTCCCTTGACCCTGTCCTGACGCAGCGCGGGGAACCGGTCTGTGTCTTGGCCAGCGGCGATCCGATGTTCTTCGGTGTCGGCGCCAGCCTCGCCCGGCAACTGCCCAGCGACGAAATGCAGGTCCTTCCCGCACCGTCCTCCTGCTCGCTGGCGGCGGCGCGAATGGGCTGGCCGTTGCAGGACGTCGTGACGCTTTCGGTGGTGGCGCGCCCGGTCGCCGCGCTCAACGCACAGTTGTTCAGCGGTGTACGTTTGCTGGTGCTGAGCAATGACGCGCAGAGTCCGGCCACTGTCGCGGCACTGCTGCGGGAGCGCGGTTTCGGCCCGAGCCGTCTCAGCGTGCTGGAACATCTGGGCGGCGCTGACGAACGCCGTATCGATGGCGTCGCCAATGACTGGAACGATCCATCGGTCGCCGATCTGAACCTGATCGCCATCGAGTGCATCGCCGATCCAGAGACGCCGCGCCTGTCCCGACTGGCCGGCCTGCCCGACTCGGCTTTCCGGCACGACGGTCAATTGACCAAGCGCGACGTGCGCGCCATCACCCTGGCACGCCTCGCACCGGTGCCCGGCGAACTGCTATGGGATGTCGGCGCCGGCAGCGGCTCGATCGGCATCGAATGGATGCGCGCACACCCGACCTGCCGGGCACTGGCCATCGAAGCCGATGAAGGTCGGCAATTATTGATCGAGCACAACCGCGACGCCCTTGGCGTCCCCGGTCTGCAACTGATTCGCGGCAGTGCGCCGCAGGCGTTGGCCGGGCTCGAACGTCCGGATGCGATCTTCATCGGCGGCGGCGTCACCCGCGAGGGCGTGCTCGACACCTGCTGGGCGCAACTCAAACCCGGCGGCCGGCTGATCGCCAACGCGGTCACGCTGCAAAGCGAAGTGACCCTGATGGCCTGGCGTGAACGCCATGGCGGCGAACTGACCCGCATCCACGTCGCCCAGGCCCAGCCGCTGGGGGACTTCGACACGTGGCGTCAGGCGCTGCCGATTACCCTGCTGGATGTGACGAAGCCTTTCGATGCGTGACGAAACCGCCGAGCAACCTGCCCCTCTGCGCAGCGGCCTGACCACCGGCAGCTGCGCCACGGCCACCAGCCTGGCGGCGGCTCGCCTGTTACTGGCCGGGGTGAGCGCTGACGCCGTAGAGATCATTTTGCCCAAGGGCAAGCAGGTGCAGATGCGCCTGGAGTTCTGTCGCCTGATCGATAACGGCGCCGAAGCCGGGACGATCAAGGATGCGGGCGATGACCCCGACGTGACCCACGGCGCGCTGTTGTATTCCCAGGTGCGACTGAGCCCTGAGCCCGGCATTCGATTCAAAGCCGGGCGTGGCGTCGGCACCGTCACCCGACCGGGTCTGGTGCTGGGCGTCGGCGAGCCGGCGATCAACCCGGTGCCGCGCAAGATGATGACCGATCACCTGACGTTGCTGGCTGCAGAACTTGGCTACACCGGCGGTTTCGAGGTCACCGTCAACGTCGAGGACGGCGAAGCGCTTGCGCTGAAGACCATGAACCCGCGGCTGGGGATTCTCGGCGGGCTGTCG
This genomic window contains:
- the cobG gene encoding precorrin-3B synthase, with protein sequence MSTALRPSACPGLLRIVQALDGGICRIKLNGGSISAAQADAVADAAERFAGGVIEATNRANLQIRGIGSEHSALIDSLMAAGLGPNSAAGDDVRNLMLSPSAGIDQQMLFDTRPLAGQILATLQNHARFHDLSAKFAVQLDGGEGLAMLEHPHDLWLSATERDGERVFAFGLAGCPADLPAGAVSLEQGHALVVAVLELFLECARPEQTRMRHLLSECSLEIFLARLAERVPLKPIEGWQRAVNSGVLHIGAHPQRDAGRVYIGAVPPLGRLNPAMLRGVAQLARERGDGSLRFTPWQSLLLPGVPVDEVSQVIHRLEQLGLRCSADDALAHLIACTGSTGCGKGLADTKGDARQLAALLQGHDKTLDVHVSGCQRSCAAAHIAPVTLLAVSPGHYDLYFRDAAQPGFGALHARNLTIEAVAALLDARSRSPLDA
- a CDS encoding precorrin-8X methylmutase, translating into MLDYIRDGQEIYRNSFAIIRAEANLARIPADLEKLAVRVIHACGMVDAIDGLQFSDGAGKAGRDALAAGAPILCDARMVSEGVTRTRLPANNQVICTLRDDSVPQLALELGNTRSAAALELWRPHLEGSVVVIGNAPTALFYLLEMLDAGAPKPALILGFPVGFVGAAESKAALAADSRGVPFVIMQGRLGGSAMAAAAVNALATEIE
- the cbiE gene encoding precorrin-6y C5,15-methyltransferase (decarboxylating) subunit CbiE codes for the protein MSPWLTVVGIGEDGFKGLGRNARHALLRASRIIGGQRQLDLLPVCIRGARQLWPSPFSLDPVLTQRGEPVCVLASGDPMFFGVGASLARQLPSDEMQVLPAPSSCSLAAARMGWPLQDVVTLSVVARPVAALNAQLFSGVRLLVLSNDAQSPATVAALLRERGFGPSRLSVLEHLGGADERRIDGVANDWNDPSVADLNLIAIECIADPETPRLSRLAGLPDSAFRHDGQLTKRDVRAITLARLAPVPGELLWDVGAGSGSIGIEWMRAHPTCRALAIEADEGRQLLIEHNRDALGVPGLQLIRGSAPQALAGLERPDAIFIGGGVTREGVLDTCWAQLKPGGRLIANAVTLQSEVTLMAWRERHGGELTRIHVAQAQPLGDFDTWRQALPITLLDVTKPFDA